The following are encoded in a window of Ruminiclostridium herbifermentans genomic DNA:
- the istB gene encoding IS21-like element helper ATPase IstB, translating into MNNSTYNQLCRNMEILGLGQMVIHLDEISNFVTSNNLSFTEGLLRLSNYEVDFKEAKASRSMIKAAAFPFVKELKDYDFNFQPSVNQQEIQELCTLGFLERNENIVFLGPSGVGKTHLATSIGIAAAKKRTSTYFIKCHDLLQQLKKAKLENRLDVRLRHFCHYRLLIIDELGYLPIDKEDSNMFFQLIDMRYERKSTILTTNMNFNEWDGVFYDAVVANAILDRVLHHAHVISISGKSYRLKDHMKQGE; encoded by the coding sequence ATGAATAACAGTACATACAACCAGCTATGCCGGAACATGGAAATTCTTGGTCTTGGGCAAATGGTAATTCATCTTGATGAAATATCTAATTTTGTGACATCCAACAATCTTTCGTTTACAGAAGGACTACTGAGACTTAGTAATTACGAAGTTGATTTTAAGGAGGCCAAAGCATCTAGATCTATGATTAAAGCAGCAGCATTTCCTTTTGTAAAGGAATTGAAAGATTATGATTTCAATTTTCAGCCGTCAGTAAATCAGCAAGAAATACAAGAACTTTGCACGCTTGGTTTTCTTGAAAGAAATGAGAATATAGTATTTCTTGGTCCAAGTGGTGTTGGAAAGACTCATCTGGCAACATCAATAGGAATAGCTGCAGCAAAGAAACGTACTAGCACATATTTTATCAAATGTCATGATTTATTGCAGCAACTAAAGAAAGCAAAACTGGAAAACAGACTTGATGTAAGACTCAGACACTTCTGCCATTACAGACTACTTATCATTGATGAACTTGGCTACTTACCCATTGATAAAGAAGATTCTAATATGTTTTTTCAGCTTATAGATATGAGATATGAGAGAAAAAGTACCATTCTTACAACAAACATGAATTTCAACGAATGGGATGGTGTATTCTATGACGCAGTTGTAGCCAATGCAATACTTGACAGGGTATTGCACCATGCACATGTAATATCTATATCTGGAAAGTCATACAGATTAAAGGATCATATGAAGCAAGGAGAATAG
- a CDS encoding site-specific DNA-methyltransferase gives MNKMRMESLDLTSENIEKIGKLFPNVITESRDENGKLKKAINFDMLRQILSSDVLDGDEAYEFTWVGKKAAMAEAGKPIRKTLRPCKEESKNWDTTQNLYIEGDNLDVLKLLQESYLGKVKLIYIDPPYNTGHDFIYRDSFDIDVDDYMEAKGLFDENENRLFQNSESNGRFHSDWCSMIFSRLILARNLLSSDGVIFISIDSNEQANLKKICDEVFGESCFVCSAIWRSSDNSNNDAKQFSNDHNDTLIYSKQPLWQPQKQSDDSKRTHFKNPDNDPRGPWFDGNPLNSPNYRENLVYDIVSPQGIVIKPPKNGWRWSKETLEEKMKTGEIRFTEDGRSIRRRTYLCDMEGLPPSSLWIDLEKTGHNRQAKYELLKLLPENVFDTPKPVRLIKYIISLVQDNKDAIILDFFSGSGTTADAVMQLNSEDGV, from the coding sequence ATGAATAAAATGCGAATGGAGTCTTTAGACTTAACAAGTGAGAATATTGAGAAAATTGGGAAATTATTCCCTAATGTGATTACTGAATCTCGTGATGAAAACGGCAAGCTTAAAAAAGCAATTAATTTTGACATGTTGCGGCAAATTCTGAGTTCTGATGTATTGGATGGTGATGAAGCATATGAGTTTACTTGGGTAGGTAAAAAGGCTGCTATGGCTGAAGCAGGAAAGCCTATCCGCAAAACTTTGCGCCCTTGCAAGGAAGAAAGTAAGAATTGGGACACCACTCAGAACCTTTATATTGAGGGAGATAACCTTGATGTTTTAAAGCTATTGCAGGAAAGTTATCTCGGAAAGGTAAAGCTTATATACATAGATCCTCCTTATAACACAGGTCATGATTTCATATATAGAGATTCGTTTGATATAGATGTGGATGATTATATGGAAGCAAAAGGATTATTCGATGAAAACGAAAACCGTCTATTCCAAAATAGTGAAAGTAACGGGCGATTTCATTCAGATTGGTGTTCAATGATTTTTTCGAGGCTTATCCTTGCGAGAAATTTACTTTCAAGTGATGGTGTTATTTTTATTTCTATAGACAGTAATGAGCAGGCAAACCTAAAGAAAATATGTGATGAAGTTTTTGGCGAGAGTTGCTTTGTTTGTTCCGCGATTTGGAGGTCTTCTGACAACAGTAATAATGATGCGAAGCAATTTTCCAATGACCATAATGATACGTTAATATATTCAAAACAACCATTATGGCAACCACAAAAACAGAGCGATGATAGTAAGCGTACACATTTTAAAAACCCTGATAATGATCCGCGAGGGCCTTGGTTTGATGGCAATCCACTTAATTCTCCCAATTATCGGGAGAATCTTGTTTACGATATTGTTTCCCCCCAAGGAATAGTAATAAAGCCACCAAAAAACGGATGGAGGTGGTCAAAAGAAACATTAGAAGAAAAAATGAAAACAGGCGAAATACGCTTTACTGAAGATGGAAGGAGTATAAGACGAAGAACATACCTTTGTGATATGGAAGGTTTACCACCTTCTTCCTTGTGGATTGATTTAGAAAAAACAGGACATAACAGGCAGGCGAAATACGAGCTATTAAAGCTTCTACCAGAAAACGTTTTTGACACTCCTAAGCCCGTCCGTCTGATCAAATATATCATTAGTTTAGTACAAGATAATAAAGATGCTATCATATTGGATTTTTTCAGTGGATCAGGAACAACCGCTGATGCAGTAATGCAGCTTAACTCTGAGGACGGTGTATAA
- the istA gene encoding IS21 family transposase: protein MIIKSSIITDLNIQTVKDLYKLKPFMEDTTLKVNKSQIARELDVDRRTVDKYINGFHKAKSRECVNCITAYYDIIAELLSDNSQQIFYYRRVLWQYLVDNHSYEGSYVNFCYYLRKYPELDSYFKKSRPSNANNVTIRYETGMGQQAQLDWKESIRFTLSTGEIIEVNIFVLLLSYSRFRVYRVSLSKTQDILFSFLDDAFNTFGGVPSEIVTDNMKTVMDEPRTEYTEGKINIKFKQFADDYGFKVHPCIAGRPRTKAKVEAPMKLLDEIRAYNGKLDYKELNELVTRINNRVNMQVNQGTGRIPLMYFNKEKAFLGSLPADTIRKPYQITPHKVKVNSSSMFNHNECQYSVPPEYIGKTLTLQVYDGYIHVYYNMELITIHTLSKKKLNYFTEHYTAIARKSHAFKEENINERAKENLQVIGEVYSYE from the coding sequence ATGATTATCAAAAGTAGTATCATAACAGATTTAAATATTCAAACTGTCAAGGATCTTTATAAGTTAAAACCATTTATGGAGGACACAACATTGAAGGTTAATAAAAGCCAGATCGCAAGGGAACTTGATGTCGATAGGCGTACAGTTGATAAATACATTAATGGCTTTCATAAGGCCAAATCCAGAGAATGCGTGAATTGTATCACTGCTTACTATGACATTATCGCAGAGCTTCTATCTGATAACAGCCAGCAGATATTTTATTACAGAAGAGTTTTATGGCAATACCTAGTAGACAATCATTCTTATGAAGGGTCTTATGTGAATTTCTGCTACTATCTAAGAAAATATCCTGAACTAGACTCATATTTCAAAAAAAGCAGACCTTCAAACGCAAATAACGTAACCATACGTTATGAAACAGGAATGGGTCAACAAGCACAACTAGACTGGAAAGAGTCTATACGATTTACTCTTTCAACAGGTGAAATAATAGAAGTAAACATATTTGTATTATTGCTGTCATACTCACGTTTTAGAGTATACAGGGTATCTCTATCAAAAACACAGGACATATTATTTTCATTCCTTGATGATGCGTTTAACACGTTTGGAGGTGTTCCAAGTGAGATTGTCACCGATAATATGAAAACAGTTATGGATGAGCCAAGAACAGAGTATACAGAAGGGAAAATAAATATAAAATTTAAGCAGTTTGCGGATGATTATGGTTTTAAGGTGCACCCTTGTATTGCAGGAAGACCAAGAACAAAAGCCAAAGTAGAAGCACCAATGAAACTACTTGATGAGATAAGAGCCTACAATGGAAAACTTGATTACAAGGAACTTAATGAGTTGGTCACACGAATAAATAACAGAGTAAACATGCAGGTAAATCAAGGTACAGGTCGTATTCCATTAATGTATTTCAACAAGGAAAAAGCTTTCTTAGGAAGCTTACCAGCCGATACCATAAGAAAGCCTTATCAAATAACTCCACATAAAGTAAAAGTAAATTCATCCAGCATGTTCAACCATAATGAATGCCAGTATTCTGTACCACCAGAATACATTGGAAAAACTCTTACTTTACAAGTGTATGATGGTTACATACATGTTTATTATAACATGGAATTAATAACTATCCATACCCTTAGTAAAAAGAAACTAAATTATTTTACAGAACACTATACTGCTATAGCAAGAAAATCGCATGCATTTAAGGAAGAAAATATAAATGAGCGGGCAAAAGAAAACTTACAGGTTATAGGAGAAGTATATAGTTATGAATAA